From the Paenibacillus sp. FSL H8-0548 genome, one window contains:
- a CDS encoding HAMP domain-containing sensor histidine kinase, whose protein sequence is MKSLYVRIVFTFVIVAMASGVLGLIVTSLYYQNKQQSGNEQTMLDIATNIQEQYEQNPEMDLNAYLTHIAALGFQIYRAGANGEGQAYGSPFKHGQLTEQQIQSVQNGIAYLGMEEQKNRLQLFSYFKNSVLNTAGLPVQTPNGVEAWFIRPDLQQQIGEVRVIAAILIGYTFLISLLFIVILSRLIVKPINQLTKATKQMVVGEFHASLQLSRKDEIGELARNFSVMTKAIKQLDQVRQDFVANVSHEFQTPLTSMQGLARAARDKETTEEQRENYLTIIEKESGRLSGLSKQLLKLAVLDKDHPPLHKTTYRLDEQIREVLIALEWQWTEKGLQLELELPDTVIVADQQLLYEVWLNLITNSIKFSNAGQVISIAITNTEEIVVEIRDMGIGIAEDELLFIFDRFYKANKARDHASTGSGLGLSIVQKLVSLHQGCITIQSQPGAGTTVQVTMPRLSS, encoded by the coding sequence ATGAAGTCATTATATGTTCGCATTGTTTTCACGTTCGTAATAGTCGCTATGGCAAGCGGGGTCCTCGGTTTAATCGTAACAAGCCTGTATTATCAAAATAAGCAGCAGTCGGGAAATGAGCAAACGATGCTCGATATTGCAACCAATATTCAGGAGCAATATGAGCAAAATCCGGAAATGGATTTGAATGCGTATTTGACACATATTGCGGCGCTAGGCTTCCAAATTTATAGAGCAGGCGCGAATGGAGAAGGACAAGCCTACGGCTCGCCCTTTAAGCATGGACAGCTGACGGAGCAGCAAATTCAGTCCGTACAGAATGGCATTGCTTATTTAGGCATGGAGGAGCAGAAAAACCGGCTGCAGCTGTTTTCCTATTTCAAAAACAGTGTTCTGAATACGGCAGGCTTGCCCGTTCAAACGCCAAACGGTGTGGAGGCATGGTTTATTCGCCCTGATCTCCAGCAGCAAATTGGTGAGGTCCGCGTTATTGCAGCCATATTAATTGGTTATACGTTTTTGATTAGCCTGCTGTTTATCGTCATTCTGTCGCGGCTAATTGTCAAGCCGATTAATCAGCTGACGAAAGCGACAAAGCAAATGGTTGTCGGTGAATTTCATGCATCGCTGCAGCTGTCTAGGAAGGATGAAATTGGCGAGCTGGCACGTAATTTCTCTGTAATGACTAAAGCGATCAAACAGCTGGATCAGGTGCGGCAGGATTTTGTCGCCAACGTCTCGCATGAATTTCAGACACCGCTAACGTCAATGCAGGGCCTTGCAAGGGCAGCACGTGACAAGGAGACGACTGAAGAGCAGCGGGAGAACTACTTGACTATCATCGAGAAGGAGAGCGGGCGTCTCTCCGGGCTCAGCAAGCAGCTCCTGAAGCTCGCGGTGCTGGACAAGGATCATCCGCCGCTCCATAAAACAACGTATCGCCTTGATGAGCAGATTCGCGAGGTTTTGATTGCGCTTGAGTGGCAGTGGACGGAGAAGGGGCTGCAATTAGAGCTGGAGCTGCCGGATACGGTCATCGTTGCTGATCAACAGCTGCTTTATGAGGTATGGCTGAACCTCATCACCAACAGTATAAAATTTTCCAATGCGGGCCAGGTTATCAGCATTGCGATCACAAATACAGAGGAGATTGTTGTTGAAATACGCGATATGGGGATTGGCATAGCTGAGGATGAGCTTTTGTTTATTTTCGATCGTTTCTATAAAGCGAATAAGGCCAGAGATCATGCGTCGACTGGCAGCGGGCTGGGTCTTTCAATTGTGCAGAAGCTAGTATCTCTGCATCAAGGATGCATTACGATACAGAGCCAGCCTGGCGCCGGTACGACGGTCCAGGTGACAATGCCGCGATTGTCATCATAA
- a CDS encoding response regulator transcription factor: protein MRMHVLIVDDDPSIRELLRFVLRKEGYVVLEAENGQAASNLLENEQVHLAVVDVMMPGKDGFELCQEIRQHYDIPVIMLTARGEMEDKEKGFDAGTDDYLVKPFEPKELLFRMKALLRRYRLVSSEVIQLGSIMIDRRGYEITVGDELLTLPLREFELLSQLASHPGRIYTREQLIQLIWSSDFKGDSRTVDVHIKRLRERFADRQDDFTIKTIRGLGYKLEVHEG, encoded by the coding sequence ATGAGAATGCATGTGCTAATTGTAGATGATGATCCCTCTATTCGAGAGCTGCTGCGCTTCGTGCTGCGGAAGGAGGGCTATGTTGTGCTAGAAGCAGAAAACGGACAGGCAGCCTCTAATCTATTGGAAAATGAACAGGTTCATTTGGCTGTTGTTGATGTTATGATGCCCGGCAAGGACGGCTTCGAGCTTTGTCAGGAAATCAGGCAGCATTATGATATTCCAGTCATTATGCTCACGGCCAGAGGAGAGATGGAGGATAAGGAGAAAGGGTTTGATGCGGGAACGGACGATTATTTGGTCAAGCCCTTCGAGCCAAAGGAGCTTTTGTTTCGTATGAAGGCATTGCTGCGCCGATATCGGCTAGTATCCTCCGAGGTGATTCAGCTAGGCAGCATTATGATTGATCGCAGAGGATATGAAATTACGGTGGGGGACGAGCTGCTTACGCTGCCGCTGCGGGAATTTGAGCTATTGTCGCAATTGGCGAGCCACCCTGGCCGTATTTATACGAGAGAGCAGCTGATTCAGCTGATTTGGAGCTCGGATTTTAAAGGGGACAGCCGTACGGTTGATGTTCATATTAAGCGGCTGCGGGAGCGCTTTGCTGATCGTCAGGATGATTTTACGATTAAGACGATTCGGGGACTCGGCTATAAGCTGGAGGTACATGAGGGATGA